TCATCGGTTTCTTCGGGTTCCTCGTCGCCTGTTCCCAAGAACGACATATCCTGCGAGGCCATGTCCATCACCGTTTGGCTGGCATATATCGGGGAATTCGTGCGGCAGGCAATTGCGATTCCGTCGCTGGGGCGGCTATCTACGCGGATAAGCTGCTCGATCTGGCCCGTTGACGATTTCTGTTCGATATTCAGATGGGCGTAGAAGGTCTCATTCTCAAGTTTATAGATGGTCACTGATTGCAGCTCGCCGTGCAGGCCGGCAAGTATGTTGCAGATCAGATCGTGGGTCATGGGCCGTCCCAAATCGCGTTTGATCAGCGCGGCGTGTATCGCTTCCGCCTCGGCTAGTCCCACAACGATGGGCAACACGCGGTCGTCGTGCCGCAGCAGGACCACCGGCTGATGATGACCGTCCATGCTTACGCCCAGGACTTCGAGTTGAACCATGGCTAGTCTCCTTTCGCCCCATCTTATACTTCGCCGGGCGCAGATGTCGATC
The DNA window shown above is from Candidatus Hydrogenedentota bacterium and carries:
- a CDS encoding bifunctional nuclease family protein, translated to MVQLEVLGVSMDGHHQPVVLLRHDDRVLPIVVGLAEAEAIHAALIKRDLGRPMTHDLICNILAGLHGELQSVTIYKLENETFYAHLNIEQKSSTGQIEQLIRVDSRPSDGIAIACRTNSPIYASQTVMDMASQDMSFLGTGDEEPEETDDTDADPDADTDFDT